The Exiguobacterium mexicanum genome includes a window with the following:
- a CDS encoding GNAT family N-acetyltransferase, producing MNIHFEKMDERELTSYLTWLIDDYANDVARNYQLPATLAQEESTQLIRSLFPDNQPTEGQTVVHVMDGATRVGILWYAFQEESKRVFIYHVWMHEAYRGRGYATAALQRLETVAAQELGATSIGLSVFGSNPDAQRFYARLGFQQTSIAMNKRLGEVSR from the coding sequence ATGAATATTCATTTTGAAAAGATGGACGAAAGAGAACTTACTTCTTATTTGACGTGGTTGATTGATGATTATGCGAACGACGTCGCCCGCAATTATCAATTACCTGCTACACTGGCGCAAGAAGAGTCGACGCAATTGATTCGTAGCCTGTTTCCAGACAATCAACCGACTGAGGGACAAACAGTCGTCCATGTGATGGACGGTGCGACGCGAGTCGGGATTTTATGGTACGCCTTTCAGGAAGAATCAAAACGTGTCTTCATTTATCATGTTTGGATGCACGAAGCCTATCGCGGACGCGGATATGCGACGGCGGCATTGCAACGACTGGAGACGGTTGCAGCACAAGAACTAGGGGCGACTTCGATTGGGCTGAGTGTATTTGGCTCAAATCCGGATGCTCAGCGATTTTATGCACGCCTCGGATTCCAACAAACTTCGATTGCGATGAATAAGCGTTTGGGAGAGGTGTCGAGGTGA
- a CDS encoding type IV pilus modification PilV family protein produces MRRFWKGTLIAIGVLAVGMGGLAFMFNQSMQSDSDEEAKAIQLAEPYVAERFDNAELTTEVTFDNMGNFPFEYAATAVDSVTGTEFFVYADETTGEVVDTFLASKWEDDVTDAIEDSVMTAFGSDVTYDVFYDEVAVRQLDASAANPFAYKTADVVPTILMTIHREPASGDEALVRTWMTALKESDMLRRAEVHVDYVAKNGEILNDGTPLILSF; encoded by the coding sequence GTGAGGCGCTTTTGGAAAGGGACATTAATTGCGATTGGGGTGCTTGCCGTAGGGATGGGAGGACTCGCTTTTATGTTCAATCAGTCGATGCAGTCCGATTCCGATGAAGAAGCAAAAGCAATCCAACTCGCTGAGCCGTATGTAGCGGAGCGTTTCGACAATGCCGAATTGACGACAGAGGTCACGTTCGACAACATGGGAAATTTCCCGTTCGAATACGCGGCGACTGCAGTTGATTCCGTGACAGGGACCGAGTTTTTCGTCTATGCGGATGAGACGACAGGGGAAGTCGTCGACACGTTTCTCGCATCGAAATGGGAAGACGACGTGACGGATGCCATCGAAGATTCGGTCATGACGGCGTTTGGAAGCGACGTCACGTACGACGTTTTTTACGATGAGGTAGCCGTACGACAACTAGACGCCTCAGCAGCAAATCCGTTTGCCTATAAAACGGCTGACGTCGTACCGACAATCCTGATGACGATTCATCGGGAGCCAGCATCAGGGGACGAGGCACTCGTCCGCACTTGGATGACAGCGCTAAAAGAGAGCGATATGTTACGCCGTGCGGAAGTTCATGTCGACTACGTCGCTAAAAACGGAGAGATCCTTAATGACGGTACCCCATTAATTCTATCGTTCTAA